The following proteins are co-located in the Desulfobacterales bacterium genome:
- a CDS encoding carbon monoxide dehydrogenase accessory protein CooC, translated as MKIAVSGKGGVGKTTFAAMMIRAFNDNNKKVLAIDADPDANLASAVGIENAESITPISEMKDLVYERTEAQPGSIGGFFKLNPKVDDLPEALSAKLGNIKLMRLGGVKKGGSGCICPESTLLRALVTHIVLARDEMVIMDMEAGIEHLGRATAKAVDKLVVVVEPGRRSIDTATHIRSLAGEIGLNAISLVGNKIRSPKDEEYLKTHLSDFEFLGFLPYDDALIEADLNGVSPYDVESESKEKIADIIQHLND; from the coding sequence ATGAAAATAGCGGTCAGCGGCAAGGGCGGGGTGGGCAAAACCACATTTGCCGCCATGATGATACGGGCGTTTAACGATAACAACAAGAAAGTCCTGGCCATTGATGCGGATCCGGATGCAAACCTCGCCTCCGCCGTAGGCATCGAGAATGCCGAATCCATTACGCCGATCTCGGAAATGAAGGATCTGGTCTATGAGCGCACCGAGGCCCAGCCCGGCTCCATCGGCGGATTTTTCAAATTAAACCCCAAGGTGGACGACCTGCCGGAGGCACTCTCCGCCAAGCTCGGCAACATCAAACTCATGCGCCTGGGCGGCGTTAAAAAGGGAGGTTCCGGCTGTATCTGTCCGGAAAGCACCCTTTTGAGAGCGCTTGTCACCCATATTGTGCTGGCCCGGGATGAAATGGTGATCATGGATATGGAGGCGGGGATCGAACACCTGGGCCGGGCCACCGCCAAAGCGGTGGATAAACTGGTGGTGGTGGTTGAGCCGGGCCGGAGAAGCATTGACACGGCCACCCACATCCGCTCGCTTGCCGGAGAAATCGGTTTAAACGCCATCTCCCTGGTGGGCAACAAAATCCGCAGCCCAAAGGATGAAGAATACCTTAAAACCCACCTTTCCGATTTTGAATTCCTGGGGTTTCTGCCCTATGATGATGCGCTCATTGAAGCGGATCTAAACGGCGTATCCCCCTATGACGTTGAATCTGAATCCAAAGAAAAAATAGCCGATATCATACAGCATCTAAATGACTGA
- a CDS encoding peptidase U32 family protein, which produces MTESQVSNVPGRRPGTPEILAPAGSKAAFLAALSAEADAIYCGLKQFSARMAAENFTIPELARLTGLAHERNTAVYVAINTLIKPDELDDAGRLIQQLSRQVRPDGLIIQDLALLSLARQAGFRGEIHLSTIANVSFPGALDIIRGLPDISRVVLPRELSIDEIKAMAENCGNDLSLEVFVHGALCYAVSGRCYWSSYLGGKSGLRGRCVQPCRRFYEQAGARQKFFSCRDLWLDVLAKLLVEIPQISALKIEGRKKGPHYVYYTTAAYRMIRDYPNDREAKKAVSEYLDYALGRKGTHFYFLPQRPFSPIDVEDHTGSGLLVGKIQGPNKKPYLEPRMALFNNDVLRIGYEDEPWHRIYRVNKNVPKKGNLYLNFSEKDRPKNATAVFLIDRREGELDQSMAELENQLEQIRAPEPPKTRFRADRPQRAIKQFQPFDLTVYREMPEKNPDKQEHVGVWLSTEAPEIQMTEDYRVWYWLPPVIWPDEEAAFAALIDQALKNRCRNFVLNAPWQIAFFPDDANLRLWAGPFCNTANDLAAEVLSFMGFSGVIVSPELGKTDYTKLPAKSPLPLGIVVSGNWPLCISRSVSDAIGMEKPFVSPKGEHAWIRKYDNNYWVYPNWPMDLTPVRDQLKKIGYRVFVHLKEPVPDAVQMKKRQGLWNWDIGLK; this is translated from the coding sequence ATGACTGAATCCCAAGTTTCCAATGTCCCCGGTCGGCGGCCCGGCACCCCCGAAATCCTGGCCCCTGCCGGCAGCAAGGCGGCGTTTCTGGCCGCCCTTTCCGCTGAAGCGGACGCCATCTACTGCGGGTTAAAACAGTTCTCCGCCCGGATGGCGGCGGAGAACTTTACCATACCGGAGCTGGCCCGGCTTACGGGCCTTGCCCATGAGCGGAACACAGCCGTGTATGTGGCCATCAATACTCTGATCAAACCGGATGAACTCGACGATGCCGGCCGGCTGATCCAGCAGTTAAGCCGCCAGGTCCGGCCGGACGGGCTGATCATCCAGGACCTGGCGCTTCTGTCCCTGGCCCGCCAGGCCGGGTTTCGGGGCGAGATTCATCTCTCCACCATCGCCAATGTGAGTTTTCCCGGAGCCCTGGATATTATCCGGGGGCTGCCGGATATCAGCCGCGTGGTGCTGCCCCGGGAGCTAAGCATCGATGAAATCAAGGCAATGGCGGAAAATTGCGGCAATGATCTCTCCCTTGAAGTGTTTGTGCACGGGGCCCTCTGCTATGCGGTTTCCGGCAGATGCTACTGGAGCAGCTATCTGGGCGGGAAAAGCGGGCTTCGGGGAAGGTGCGTGCAGCCCTGCCGAAGGTTTTATGAGCAGGCCGGCGCGCGCCAAAAGTTTTTTTCCTGCCGGGATCTGTGGCTGGATGTGCTGGCCAAGCTGCTTGTGGAGATCCCCCAAATCTCCGCCTTAAAGATCGAGGGCCGGAAAAAGGGGCCGCACTATGTCTATTACACCACAGCCGCCTACCGGATGATCCGGGATTATCCCAATGACCGGGAGGCGAAAAAGGCGGTGTCCGAATACCTCGACTATGCCCTGGGCCGGAAAGGGACGCATTTTTATTTTCTGCCCCAGCGGCCGTTCTCACCCATTGATGTCGAGGACCACACCGGCTCCGGGTTGCTGGTGGGAAAAATCCAGGGGCCCAACAAGAAACCCTATCTTGAGCCGCGGATGGCCTTGTTCAACAATGATGTGCTGCGGATCGGCTATGAAGATGAGCCCTGGCACCGGATTTACCGGGTCAATAAAAATGTGCCCAAAAAGGGCAACCTGTACCTGAATTTCAGTGAAAAAGATCGTCCCAAAAATGCGACGGCAGTGTTTTTAATTGACCGCCGGGAAGGCGAACTCGATCAATCCATGGCCGAATTAGAAAACCAGCTGGAGCAGATCAGGGCGCCGGAGCCCCCAAAAACCCGTTTCCGGGCGGATCGGCCGCAGCGGGCCATCAAGCAGTTTCAGCCCTTTGATTTAACCGTTTACCGGGAAATGCCGGAGAAAAATCCGGACAAACAAGAGCATGTGGGCGTTTGGCTGTCTACTGAAGCCCCGGAAATTCAGATGACAGAGGACTATCGCGTCTGGTACTGGCTGCCCCCGGTGATCTGGCCGGATGAGGAAGCCGCGTTTGCGGCTTTAATCGATCAGGCCTTGAAGAATCGCTGCCGTAATTTTGTGCTGAATGCGCCCTGGCAGATCGCCTTTTTTCCGGATGATGCCAATCTGCGTTTGTGGGCCGGTCCGTTCTGCAATACGGCCAATGATCTGGCCGCTGAAGTGCTCTCCTTTATGGGGTTCTCCGGTGTCATCGTAAGCCCTGAACTTGGAAAAACCGACTATACCAAGCTTCCCGCCAAAAGCCCGCTGCCCTTAGGCATTGTGGTGTCCGGCAACTGGCCGCTTTGCATCTCGCGCAGTGTCTCCGATGCCATCGGCATGGAAAAACCCTTTGTCAGCCCCAAGGGCGAGCATGCCTGGATACGCAAATATGACAACAATTACTGGGTATATCCCAACTGGCCCATGGATTTGACCCCTGTCCGGGATCAGCTCAAAAAAATCGGCTACCGGGTATTTGTCCACCTCAAGGAACCCGTTCCGGACGCGGTTCAGATGAAAAAACGCCAGGGCTTGTGGAACTGGGATATCGGGCTGAAATAG